Part of the Hippoglossus stenolepis isolate QCI-W04-F060 chromosome 4, HSTE1.2, whole genome shotgun sequence genome is shown below.
TACCTGCACAGGTGTGATTGCATGTGACTTGGGACTGGTAGCACCAATCTAGAACAACAGcagattatgaaaaaaaaaaaacatctgcatttcttttcttaatattgaataaaagcaaaaaaacttTCAGTTGAATAATATTTGATTACACGCAACTAATTTACTAACAAACTATCACAAATCCAAACAATGCATTCACTACACTTTTTCAGAttaattgtaattatttgtttttatggcaCAAACATACCTGAGCCTGAGACAATCTTCAGGAAAGATgcaagcaaaaataaaacagttacgAGCAGCATTGCAAATGTCCTGCATGTGTCCATGTCTGTCTGCACTGATCGTTTCAAGGGACGATGGCAGAAACCAGACGGTTATAAGACAGGTAGGCCCACCTCTTTTATGACCTGTGATTTCTGtgaccactcacacacagcaaGCGCTGAGATAAGGAGACTGATATCCTCAAGATAAACAAATCTGCTTCTGTGTACTTaaaatttaatgtaaaactgttattattattattattattattattattattattattattattattattactattattattatattattattgttgttgttaatattattagtagtagtagtagtagtagtattagtgttattattatacaattGTTGATCTAAGAACTCTATTAATTGCATCTGGAACAGTCcatattatttagattttcactTCACCTGTAGTATTTGGACGCAGTAGTTGTTGTGAATGCTGTTACACATGTGTTCCTCCCTATGCACAGGTATGTGATTTTTAATCTTGTGTACATATTCCAGTGCTTTCTCTAGTGACTCACCTTTTACCCTGTCACTGTTGAAATATCATGGGTTACCTATTATGAGACACCCTTCATATATCTTCTCTTTCAGATTGGAGACATTCGGGTGCGACCTGTACATGTCGGTCATGTGATGGCTGATTGCTGATTGTACTCACACATTCTTCATCTGACCTTTTTATGACTTTTGTGAAACTAATGATCTGATTGTGGAATAAATGATTTTTAAGTGAAAGGACATGGGTTCATGGTTCAGAGGAACACATCTGTTGCACTTCAGCTTCAGATTATGTAACATAGTTGTcgaatcaaattgtattttaacTGTGGTACAATTAACCTTTAGCATGATTGaacaaacaatttattttatcatgGAAAGTATTCTGTTTACTATGCTTATATATCACTGGATCATTATTACTCatgtctgaatgtgtgaataACATTTTACTATTTGGTTACGTTGGAGCTGCACTAATAGTTTAATTATCAAATTATTTGACTATTTGCTTGAATCTCCACTGAGTGAGTTTCATTTAAGGCTTTCTCCACTAGAGGTCCCAACAAGCACAATTTTAAACACCTCCAGATTATTTATCTACTTCCTTCATTAAAATAATTAGCagtcagtggtggaggaagtattTTAATCCATTCTtcagtaaaaatgaaaatgaataatcaGCTAAATGTACTTTGAGTATCAAAAAGAGATGTACTTGTTCTGCAGAAGAGTGACCCTAGCTGAAGTTTCACTCTGACATTATTAGATCATCAGCActaacaaaataatattttcagttGTGAATTGTCAAGAGGGTTTGAACTAACTCATTTGGTCTAGTGGTTAGTCCTCCAGTGGGACAGACACAAACGGacacgagtgaaaacatatCCTTGGTGAAAATGTCCTTGGTAAATATATTGGTCACAGAAAAGCTGCCTTTTCAGTCCAACACTTTTGTACTTTCACATAAAAAGGATCCAAGTATTTTTTCCACCACtgcatgttaacatgttaaagACATTGTTGATTagtaaacttttatttttcttcatatttgataACGTTCTCGCATATTTATTCAGAAATGCAATGGTTGTGACAGAAAGGGAGATTCTGTTGACAGTTTGTAGCAGCACAAAGACATTTATTCTGTATATGATACTTTAATGGACATATGTTTTCAACCCAACGCAAACTCACAAGCTGCCGTTTTAGTGAATAAGAAAAAGAAGGTTCTGAAGACAGAGACCAactttcctctgtttctgtgttccTGCCGCAGAGAGCTGCCAGTGAAGTTCCTGTTCAGCTTCCAGTCCAACGGAAGCCAAGGGACACCGGTGCCTGCCAACCACCCCCCACCATCTTTCTGATGTTAATGACcatctgtttgtgtggagaCTGCACATTTGTAGAAATACACAAATGTTGCACAGTGCACTTTGCTCCATGGTTTTGTCCATACGTACTCCACTTTGTTAAGAATCAGCCTCGGTGCCAGGACGTGGTTCCTCGCACCCAAACAGAAAAAGTGTGTCAGAAAAATGTGGGTTGTCTTTTCCACGATTGGCTGCTAGAAATTGTTGTCAGGGGCGTGGACAGAGGAGTGGCCATGAGTGGCATGATGTCCCCAGGGTAAGAAGATGAAAGGAGGGTGGTTGACTAAACAGGTTCAGGTCCCTGAACAGGAAAAAATCAAACAAGTAAAACAACCAAAACCTGATAGCAGTCACACCAATGGAAAACTGGCAAAGggtatatttaaatatttattcagttgTTGAGTTTATTGTTCACTGTGTTGGCCTGTTTGTGCGTCATACTTAACTTACTTCCTATAGagactgttgctgctgcaggattGCCTGAATTGGATGAGCTGCCTTTCTCCTCATTTCAGAAACAAGAGAAGAACGTGCACTTCCTCATCCATCAATGACACACAAGCCAATTTAACCTCTGTAGGTTTGTTTCTCTCAATCAATAAATTCTCCGCTTTGTTGGTGACTATAATAGGTTATTGGATTCTCTGCCGCTGAGTGTATGTCCTCTCATTACCGTGTCCTTCTCTATAGCACAGATTGCGTTTTCCTTTGTGTGAGAGCCCACTCTCAGATGTTCAGAGCCATCGCCGCAGTAACGAGACAATACAGTGTGAAGGTTGTTTCAGCTGCACCTATCAGCAAGGTACGGGATATTGCAGTATGTATATTGCTGTACTAACAATCCATAGTAggaagtaactaagtacatttactcaaatggatagatagatagatagatagatagatagatagatagatagatagatagatagatagatagatagatagatagatagatagatagatagatagataatctTTAGTATAAGTAAGCATTGAGGCATAACTTCAAATATGCACCTGTGTTGGTGTCAGATAATTTTTTGCTTATACATGTTTACTATTGTGTTACTAAAATTATTCCTGGCCAAAGTTGTGTTCCACAGAAAGTTGACCTGAGGACTGACGGCCTCTGCAGGAATGCTTTAGATtagatgttttatgtttggtGCTGGAAGTTGCCAACCTGTGTCTGGTGCCGTGATAAGATGAACCTTGAGACTCTAATCTCACGAGGATAATGGGCATCATGACATGACTTAAAGTGAACTAGACTGTTACTGTTCATCTGTGCAGAAGATTTCTCTTCATCCTTTGGTTAATAATGGTCTTTATATTTTGGCTGAGGTTCATAGTCATTGGAGTTTTGAAACGTACACTTTCAGTCCATTGGATGATGTTTCATGTAAACTTACCACGAGGCCGAAACGTTCTCAAAGGTCATACACTTACACAAGCATTTCAATGTTCTGCCACTTTTCCCGTCTCTTTGTGAGAATCGGCTTTACCACACATCTAATTGTGTTAGTCACTTTGCCATTTCAGCTTATGAATGCTAAGCCCCTTTGAATGCTTGGATGTCCTCCAAAAAATCGGGAAAGTTGAGCTGCAGCATGAAAGTCTGCATTGTTTCATCGCTCCCACTGTTTGCAAGACGAAGGAACGGGAATATTCTCAGAAAAGATTCTTCTTTCTTCAAAAATGCCAACATGCATTTTCTGTGAGTCTAATTTTGAACATTTCGGCCTTTGAAACACGTCCAGATACATTTTTCTGGTCAGAGTGTGAGAATCAGCTGACCTGGAGGATTTCAGCCTGTGCACTGGGTGTTACAACCCTCAATGGTGGGGGGTGAAAGTGTATAAGTGAGCTCCTAATCTGTGTGGAGAATGTGGCCATGTCTCAAACCACACAGGCAGGTGGCAGCTATAAGATCAAAGTCCTCAGTGCCCCGGAGCAAAAGagcacagtaaacacacaaacgttTTCTTGGCATGGTTTCTGTGCTCAGTACGGAAAGAAAGGTTCGCAAAAAAAATCTGGTTAAGCAGATTATGTGTTGAGCCTCAAAGTTTTCTTCcaatattgattaaataattCCAGCTGAGATAACAGGGGGGTTGTGGACATAAAAGGATTTTAGACCCAGTAAAGTGTCACACTTCTCTACTGCTGTTCAGATATCAGTTAGCTACAGATATattcaaagaaataataaaatattttggaaaatgtgtgCTTTCTTGTCAGGGATTGGATCAGTAGACCACTCTCAACATGCTTATCGAGTGCTAGCAGTAAGCTAACCAACTGATAGCAGTAAGATAACCAAATAAGCTTACCAATTGTTAGCAGTAAGCTAAACTACGCTAACTGACTGCTAGCAGTAAGCTAACCATATAAGCTAACCAACTGCTAACATATTAGATCTAGTTTGTTTAATTCATGCAAAACCCAATGTGTAAATAACAATATCTTTTACCATGTAGTTTGTGTGGTAGCTAGCATACAGGAATGAAAGTAGCATTGACCCTCTAACTCTCgacaaggaaaaaaagaggcatCCTTCTCAAATGTAAAACTATTGTTGAAAagaattttcttttactttattcattttatcACTCAACATAGCTACATGGAAGCACTGTGAAATACATTCATGGTcattcagatgtaaatgtattACACCCATCCAGAATAAAGTATAACAAAACATGATCCACACTTTACAATCTAAATGATTTTCGTCCATATCTGTGATTTTAATGTCGAACAAAGAAGATTATATTTTGAATATGTATCATTTATCTCATTATGAAGCAGATTTATCTGATTGACAGAAGCTAGCATAGCCAGCTAGGATGCCTTTTTTTAAGCATATCCCGCTGTTCTCACACCACATGGCTCATTGTTGTCTGATAGATAGCGCTGctgctttcctcctcttcttcctggtGAATTGTGCCTTTACTTTCTCAATCGTTATCTGAATCGGGCTCATGGCGGGAGGAGCTGAGGTGGTGATGCAGGGCCTGTCGGACGTCTGTGGACTGAGCTCGTCAGTGGTGGTGATTTTGGACGGCGGGGTTGTAAATGTCATTGGTATGTGTTCAGTTTGTTCAAGGACAGAAAGTCCATTGCTGAGAGTAGTGGGCATGGCTTTCTGTCTCGACTTCCTCTGCCGCCTGATTGTTGGCCTGTGTCGTTTTGCACtgacagcagggggcgctgttgtaAAAAGCCTCCATACACTTTGAGTTGGAAGACTTTCTGTGGATCGAATTGCAAGAGTGTTGCTACCCGGGGCTGGAGTTGTGGGAATAGGGGGCAAATTGTCAGAGATGTtgtgataaaatgttttttcacttgAAAAAGGCAAAGCCGTCTTCCTCCTTCTCAGTCCTCTCTTCTTTGATCTTCGCCTCTTCAAGACACTAAAGGAAGAGTTCGGAGTTGTACTGTGGTCGGATCTTTTCCCTCCATAAATGTCCAGCCGGTGAGAAACCGGCGGCTCTGCAGTGGAGACCAGTCTTACAGTGGGAGCCCTGTTGAGAGGGATCACATTCAGATTGTCCACGGAGGAATTTTCATGGGCAACAGCCACAATGGGGGAAGCTGAGCTgactttcctcctttttttcctcccctctctgtctcccctctccttTGACCTGTTCCTTTTGACTTTGGTGATTCCAGTGGGGGTACCAGCAGTGCTGACGACAGGTCGCTTTTCAGGGTCGCTCTGAAGGCTTTGTTGCTGGGGTTGTGGCATCGGGGTTATGGTAATGAAGGTGGGGACAGAAATGTCACTTGACTTGTCTGTTGTGTTCCTTACAACCTCCtcagaagaaggaggaggaactTTCTTGCTCTTCTTTCTCCCGCCCTTTCTTATCCCTCTGGTTCTTGCTTTACGTGGAATAAtggttgtgtttgttcttgCAGAAAGAGTAATTTCCTCTGCTGGCTTCTTCTGGACTATCAGTGATGGCGTGGTGGAACGCGTCTCCTTATCCATAGCTGGTTCATCTTTCATGACTTCGTTGGAGGGCTCCTCTTTTCCTTTGAGCTCATATTCATTGTCACCTGCTCTGTTTGTACTTGACTGGTCATGTTTGTGTGACTCACTGATGAAGTTAATCAGGGCGATGACTTCCCCTGGTTTGCTGCCAGAAGGCGAAACCGCAGCTCTGTCGTCTGTTTTGACACCTGCCTCTGCTTTCTGCTTCCTTTTATTCCCCTTTCCTTTATGCTTTTTAggggttttcttcttcttccctttgttcttcctcttcttcttctctgagctCTGAGTCTCTTTGTCAGAGTCGTTGGTGGAGCTTTGCGAGGTGGAGACAGTAGCAAGGACCTTGATGAAGTCCTCGGCGGCGGTGACGACGTTTGTGAGTGAGGGCTGTTCAGGGCCTGGCATGGTTGACTGAGTTGGACTCTCcggtttctcttcctcctcagttttTTCGGATTCTTTATTCTTGGGAGGAGCCAATGTCAGCTCATCGATGACATCAATACCACCAAAGTCGTATGGGACCGCCTCTTGCAGCAGAGCAATGGGGAGCTTCTCATATCGTTTACagctatgaaaaaaaaagagggatcAAAGCAAGGGGGTTAGTGTGCGGATATCAGGGAGTAATACTGCTCAGTATGCTGTAAAGCTACTTAAAAGTTTAACTCCATACTTACAGGCCATACCAGTGCCGCTCTACACATCGCTCCTCATAGGTTAACTCAAAGCAAGGCACGCCAATAACGTTGAAGAACGCCTGACCAACAACCCTGGAAGATGTGTCGTTGACTTTCCTCAGACAAGTTTTCAACCTGCAGAGAGATGGACACAACAAAAAGTCTTGTTTCATTAAgtttcaaaaggaaaagaaacgAAAATTGACCGAGGTGTTAACATATAGACACGTATCCTGAACTGTAATGCATCTGCAAGTTAAGGTCATTAATTCTGAAATTTAGATTTTACTTAAACCTAATTTTTAGGTGTCCACACGATGACTGCAATATTGATATGACTAAAAGTGACATAAATACCAGTTGGTTCTCATAGTAACAACTTAGGTTCACTGAGTTCAAtgaattcactttattttaacatcatcAATAATCTATTAATTCTGtaatttcattttgtgtaaatATGCTTTTAAACTCCCACTGCGCACAACGTGACCACATTTTTGGACAGAACAGGTTTGTCAATATGACTAAACGCTGGTGACTCAACACATcccaacctttttttttttgtaataatcCATTTAACTGTAAG
Proteins encoded:
- the proca1 gene encoding proteoglycan 4 translates to MWSVFFVFLSYLDRNFVKGDFLDAEKESKEMFSMLNGTFCAKMSSVGENLLYQVSDGAEVVRSVVSPSGKLVNCTVIVNQMQVKSFMHECRLGLKEQRAGSQLETRFTRMDEAKMVCHEFRERSGRSVKREDSDDSSLQNKVLKRSKRGFTYPGTLWCGAGNMADNYEQLGDFAETDSCCRTHDHCPHVIHAFSSNYGHTNFKWHSICDCDCDNTLKTCLRKVNDTSSRVVGQAFFNVIGVPCFELTYEERCVERHWYGLCKRYEKLPIALLQEAVPYDFGGIDVIDELTLAPPKNKESEKTEEEEKPESPTQSTMPGPEQPSLTNVVTAAEDFIKVLATVSTSQSSTNDSDKETQSSEKKKRKNKGKKKKTPKKHKGKGNKRKQKAEAGVKTDDRAAVSPSGSKPGEVIALINFISESHKHDQSSTNRAGDNEYELKGKEEPSNEVMKDEPAMDKETRSTTPSLIVQKKPAEEITLSARTNTTIIPRKARTRGIRKGGRKKSKKVPPPSSEEVVRNTTDKSSDISVPTFITITPMPQPQQQSLQSDPEKRPVVSTAGTPTGITKVKRNRSKERGDREGRKKRRKVSSASPIVAVAHENSSVDNLNVIPLNRAPTVRLVSTAEPPVSHRLDIYGGKRSDHSTTPNSSFSVLKRRRSKKRGLRRRKTALPFSSEKTFYHNISDNLPPIPTTPAPGSNTLAIRSTESLPTQSVWRLFTTAPPAVSAKRHRPTIRRQRKSRQKAMPTTLSNGLSVLEQTEHIPMTFTTPPSKITTTDELSPQTSDRPCITTSAPPAMSPIQITIEKVKAQFTRKKRRKAAALSIRQQ